A stretch of the Flavobacterium aquiphilum genome encodes the following:
- a CDS encoding VOC family protein yields MKTSHIYPGAYTLNAYITINGCSDAIEFYKKAFGAIEKGRLLMPDGKIGHAEIEIEGSMLMMTDENIDWGNKGPLAIGGNPMSFGLYVKDADAVIQRAIDAGATPVVPVDDMFYGDRVGHVMDPFGYKWMIATHKEDMSYEEMQSRFDKMLTAQ; encoded by the coding sequence ATGAAAACATCACACATTTATCCCGGAGCATACACATTGAATGCCTACATCACAATCAATGGATGCAGTGACGCTATAGAATTTTACAAAAAAGCTTTTGGTGCAATAGAAAAAGGTCGGTTATTGATGCCTGACGGCAAAATTGGACATGCCGAAATTGAAATCGAAGGTTCGATGCTGATGATGACCGACGAAAATATTGATTGGGGAAACAAAGGGCCCTTGGCCATTGGCGGAAATCCCATGTCTTTCGGATTGTATGTTAAAGATGCCGATGCTGTAATCCAAAGAGCTATTGATGCAGGTGCGACTCCAGTTGTGCCGGTTGATGATATGTTTTATGGAGACCGCGTAGGACATGTAATGGATCCTTTTGGTTACAAGTGGATGATTGCAACACATAAAGAAGATATGAGCTACGAGGAAATGCAAAGTAGATTTGATAAAATGCTGACTGCTCAATAA
- a CDS encoding LytR/AlgR family response regulator transcription factor → MIKGIIIDDEQHNIINLQRLLEKYCPEVIIVGSSTDASEGIALIKSSQPDLVFLDIQMPNKDGFQVLQELNSYDFEVIFVTAFSQYGIQAIKFSAIDYLLKPIDIEELKKAVAKTSSRLKHKNQNLQLQNLLHHLKENNNGSDHRIAISSLKETRFVYVKNIIRCESENSYTLFFTDEGETIISTVPLYEYDEMLSGYVFIRCHQSHLVNKKHVKSLLKEDNYALLLYDQFRIPVSRNKKDLVKKALL, encoded by the coding sequence ATGATTAAAGGAATCATAATCGATGACGAACAACACAATATTATCAATCTTCAACGATTGCTGGAAAAGTATTGTCCTGAAGTAATTATTGTTGGTTCGTCGACAGATGCTAGTGAGGGAATAGCACTAATTAAAAGTAGTCAGCCTGATTTGGTTTTTTTGGATATCCAAATGCCAAATAAGGATGGGTTTCAGGTTTTACAAGAACTTAATTCTTATGATTTTGAAGTAATATTTGTGACCGCTTTCAGCCAATATGGGATCCAGGCTATTAAATTTTCTGCTATTGATTATCTTTTGAAACCAATAGATATTGAAGAGCTAAAAAAAGCAGTTGCAAAAACAAGTAGCAGATTAAAACATAAAAATCAAAATCTGCAACTGCAAAATTTACTTCATCATTTAAAAGAAAATAATAATGGTTCCGATCATCGAATAGCTATTTCATCGCTCAAAGAAACCCGTTTTGTTTATGTTAAAAATATAATCCGTTGCGAAAGTGAAAATAGTTATACATTATTTTTTACTGATGAAGGTGAGACAATAATTTCGACTGTTCCACTTTATGAATATGATGAAATGTTAAGTGGTTATGTATTCATTCGTTGTCACCAATCACATTTGGTAAATAAAAAACACGTAAAAAGCCTACTTAAAGAAGATAATTATGCTTTATTGCTTTATGACCAATTTCGAATTCCAGTTTCGCGTAATAAGAAGGATTTGGTCAAAAAAGCATTGCTTTGA
- a CDS encoding sensor histidine kinase, with translation MNESGADYKLEVRYKDNPQYVAVYKFNTEPDWYQALWFKVIVGIFFLLIFSLVYIFWMKKVSKRKQLEQKSKIKMLYAQLNPHFVFNALGSIQGLLNDNQIEKANQYLVGFGSLLRNTLTSSENETQNLEIEIKSIKNYIELEQLRNAFSFSLVIDEKINVYETQILPLLMQPLIENAIKHGISNKENAEIALNISKKEYDLIFELVDNGKGFNTLAVQKGFGLKLVKDRITLFNQSSKKMKIDMKIQSDLSGTQITVCYKNWLKND, from the coding sequence TTGAATGAATCTGGAGCCGATTACAAGCTTGAAGTCCGTTACAAAGATAACCCGCAATATGTCGCCGTTTATAAATTCAATACAGAACCGGATTGGTATCAAGCGCTGTGGTTTAAGGTTATTGTTGGAATATTTTTTCTGTTGATTTTTTCACTCGTTTATATCTTTTGGATGAAAAAAGTGTCCAAAAGAAAGCAATTGGAGCAAAAATCAAAAATTAAAATGCTGTATGCGCAGCTTAACCCGCATTTTGTATTCAATGCTTTGGGCTCTATTCAGGGCCTGCTTAATGATAATCAGATAGAAAAGGCAAATCAATATTTGGTTGGTTTTGGTTCATTGCTTAGAAATACACTTACTTCCAGTGAAAATGAAACCCAGAACCTTGAAATTGAGATAAAAAGTATCAAAAATTATATTGAGTTGGAGCAGCTACGAAATGCTTTCTCGTTTAGTTTAGTTATAGATGAAAAAATTAATGTTTATGAAACGCAAATACTTCCTCTTTTGATGCAGCCTTTGATAGAGAATGCCATAAAACACGGAATATCCAATAAAGAAAATGCTGAAATAGCGCTTAACATTTCAAAAAAAGAATATGATTTAATTTTTGAATTAGTCGATAACGGAAAAGGATTTAATACATTAGCAGTACAGAAAGGATTTGGTTTAAAACTTGTTAAAGACAGAATTACGTTATTTAATCAATCTTCGAAAAAAATGAAAATTGATATGAAAATCCAAAGTGATTTATCAGGCACACAAATTACTGTTTGTTATAAAAACTGGCTTAAAAATGATTAA
- a CDS encoding GNAT family N-acetyltransferase, producing the protein MIKIIPATIDDFKTIQEIAHQTWPIAYGEILSKAQLDYMLDAFYNEESLKDSIANKGHYFVLAKEGEEVLGFASYEHFYNQKNQTKIHKIYILPQTQGKGIGKKLIDFVEKVVKFP; encoded by the coding sequence ATGATAAAAATAATTCCTGCAACCATAGACGATTTTAAAACAATTCAAGAAATTGCTCATCAAACCTGGCCGATTGCCTATGGCGAAATCCTTTCGAAAGCGCAATTAGATTATATGTTGGACGCTTTTTATAATGAAGAGTCCTTAAAAGATAGTATTGCCAACAAAGGGCATTATTTTGTTTTGGCAAAAGAAGGAGAAGAAGTTCTTGGTTTTGCTTCCTATGAGCATTTTTATAACCAAAAGAACCAAACCAAAATCCATAAAATTTATATTTTGCCACAAACCCAAGGCAAAGGAATAGGAAAGAAGCTGATTGATTTTGTCGAAAAGGTTGTGAAGTTTCCCTAA
- a CDS encoding tRNA-(ms[2]io[6]A)-hydroxylase, with protein MGVLRLQLPTDPRWVNIVEKNIEEILTDHAWCEQKAATNAMTIIVNNSEYQDLVKDLLTLAKEEIDHFEQVHNIIIKRGLKLGRERKDDYVNELYLYMKRSSDGSRVSGLVERLLFSAMIEARSCERFKVLSENIKDEELAVFYRELMESEAGHYTTFITYARKYGEGIDVEKRWREWLEFEESIITNYGKNETIHG; from the coding sequence ATGGGAGTATTACGATTACAATTGCCAACCGATCCAAGATGGGTAAATATTGTCGAGAAAAATATCGAAGAGATTCTGACGGATCATGCTTGGTGCGAACAAAAAGCGGCAACCAATGCAATGACCATAATTGTCAATAATTCGGAGTACCAGGATTTGGTAAAGGATTTATTGACTTTAGCCAAAGAAGAAATCGACCATTTTGAGCAAGTACACAATATTATTATCAAGCGTGGATTGAAGCTGGGGCGTGAGCGTAAAGATGATTATGTAAACGAACTGTATTTGTACATGAAAAGAAGCAGTGACGGAAGTCGGGTTTCAGGATTGGTGGAGCGTTTACTGTTTTCGGCCATGATTGAAGCCAGAAGTTGTGAACGTTTTAAAGTACTTTCTGAGAATATCAAAGATGAAGAACTAGCCGTTTTCTATAGAGAATTAATGGAAAGTGAGGCGGGACATTACACTACCTTTATCACTTATGCCCGAAAATATGGTGAGGGAATCGATGTTGAAAAGCGCTGGAGAGAATGGTTGGAATTTGAGGAATCGATTATAACCAATTATGGTAAAAACGAGACTATTCACGGGTAG
- the glyA gene encoding serine hydroxymethyltransferase encodes MQRDEQIFDLILEEQDRQIHGLELIASENFVSDEVMEAAGSVLTNKYAEGYPGKRYYGGCEVVDVVEQIAIDRAKELFGAEYANVQPHSGSQANASVFHACLKPGDTILGFDLSHGGHLTHGSPVNFSGRLYNPVFYGVDKETGRLDYDKIQEIATKEQPKLIIAGASAYSRDMDFERFRKIADSVGAILMADISHPAGLIAKGLLNDPIPHCHIVTTTTHKTLRGPRGGLIMMGKDFPNPWGLTTPKGEIRMMSALLDLAVFPGNQGGPLMHIIAAKAVAFGEALQDEFFTYAMQLQKNAKAMADAFVKRGYNIISGGTDNHMMLIDLRNKGISGKDAENALVKAEITVNKNMVPFDDKSPFVTSGIRVGTAAVTTRGLVEADMETIVDMIDRVLTDHTNEDVIEEVASEVNEMMSERAIFVF; translated from the coding sequence ATGCAACGAGACGAACAAATTTTTGACCTTATTCTTGAAGAACAAGACAGACAGATACACGGATTAGAACTTATTGCCTCAGAAAACTTTGTAAGTGACGAAGTTATGGAAGCTGCTGGATCTGTTTTAACTAATAAATATGCCGAGGGATATCCAGGTAAAAGATACTATGGTGGATGTGAAGTAGTAGATGTTGTTGAGCAAATTGCTATTGACAGAGCTAAAGAATTATTTGGTGCTGAATATGCAAACGTGCAGCCTCACTCAGGTTCTCAGGCAAATGCTTCTGTTTTTCACGCTTGTTTGAAACCAGGGGATACCATTTTAGGTTTTGACTTATCTCACGGAGGACACTTGACTCACGGATCACCTGTAAACTTTTCAGGGCGTTTATACAATCCTGTTTTCTACGGAGTAGATAAAGAAACTGGACGTTTGGATTATGACAAGATCCAAGAAATTGCTACTAAAGAACAACCAAAATTGATTATCGCTGGAGCTTCGGCTTATTCTCGTGATATGGATTTTGAGCGTTTCAGAAAAATCGCTGACAGCGTTGGTGCAATTTTGATGGCTGATATTTCACACCCAGCAGGTCTTATCGCTAAAGGATTATTAAATGACCCAATTCCTCACTGTCATATTGTTACAACAACAACTCACAAAACATTGCGTGGACCACGTGGAGGTTTGATCATGATGGGTAAAGATTTCCCAAATCCATGGGGATTGACTACTCCAAAAGGAGAAATCAGAATGATGTCTGCTTTATTGGATCTAGCTGTTTTCCCTGGAAACCAAGGAGGACCTTTAATGCATATTATCGCTGCTAAAGCTGTAGCTTTCGGTGAAGCATTACAAGATGAATTCTTTACTTATGCTATGCAATTGCAAAAGAATGCAAAAGCAATGGCTGATGCTTTCGTAAAAAGAGGATACAACATTATTTCTGGAGGAACTGATAACCATATGATGTTGATTGACCTTAGAAATAAAGGAATTTCTGGAAAAGATGCTGAGAATGCATTGGTAAAAGCAGAAATCACTGTAAATAAAAACATGGTTCCATTTGATGACAAATCACCATTCGTTACTTCAGGTATCCGTGTGGGAACTGCTGCAGTTACAACTCGTGGTCTTGTTGAAGCTGATATGGAAACTATCGTTGATATGATCGACAGAGTTTTGACTGATCATACTAACGAAGATGTTATTGAAGAAGTAGCAAGCGAAGTAAACGAAATGATGAGCGAAAGAGCAATCTTTGTGTTCTAA
- the fahA gene encoding fumarylacetoacetase, producing the protein MPITANDTTRRSWLEVLPDSDFPIQNIPFGVFLTKENIVTVGSRIGDFAIDLGALQQLNYFEGIELTDDMFMQDTLNDFISDGQKTWRLVRNRIAEIFDESNPELRDNQKHRDIVIFRMEDVEMQLPVLIGDYTDFYSSKEHATNVGKMYRDPENALLPNWLHIPIGYHGRSSSIIPSGIPVHRPMGQTLPNGETTPVFGPSRSVDFELETAFITTDCNIMGETVPISEVEDYIFGMVLLNDWSARDIQKWEYVPLGPFLAKNFATSISPWIITMDALEPFRTKGPKQEPTPFPYLQQKGKHSFDINLEVSIAPENAEPTIVSRTNFKYLYWTMNQQLAHHTSNGCRVNSGDMMGSGTISGPTSDSYGSMLELTWGGKNPIQLSDGTDRKFINDGDTVTIHGYSQNGQVRIGFGECSSKLLPPFVRQ; encoded by the coding sequence ATGCCAATAACAGCTAACGACACTACAAGACGATCATGGTTAGAGGTCCTGCCAGACAGTGATTTCCCTATCCAAAACATTCCTTTTGGAGTTTTTCTTACCAAAGAAAATATCGTGACGGTAGGTTCAAGAATTGGTGATTTTGCTATCGATTTGGGAGCTTTACAACAATTGAATTACTTCGAAGGAATCGAATTGACAGACGATATGTTCATGCAGGACACGCTGAACGATTTCATTTCTGACGGTCAAAAAACATGGCGATTGGTACGAAACAGAATTGCCGAAATTTTTGACGAAAGTAACCCAGAATTAAGAGACAACCAAAAACATAGAGACATAGTAATCTTTAGAATGGAAGATGTTGAAATGCAACTTCCCGTACTAATAGGTGATTATACCGATTTTTATTCCAGTAAAGAACACGCAACCAATGTTGGAAAAATGTACCGTGATCCGGAAAACGCATTACTACCTAACTGGCTGCACATCCCGATAGGGTATCACGGAAGAAGTTCTTCTATTATCCCTTCTGGAATTCCCGTACACAGACCTATGGGACAAACACTGCCTAATGGTGAAACGACACCCGTTTTTGGCCCTTCCCGTTCGGTTGATTTCGAATTGGAAACTGCATTTATCACTACCGATTGTAATATAATGGGAGAAACTGTCCCTATCAGTGAAGTCGAAGATTATATTTTCGGAATGGTTTTATTGAACGATTGGAGTGCGCGAGATATTCAGAAATGGGAATATGTTCCGCTTGGTCCTTTCTTAGCCAAAAATTTTGCTACTTCTATTTCTCCATGGATTATCACTATGGATGCTTTGGAACCATTCAGAACCAAAGGCCCTAAACAAGAGCCTACCCCTTTCCCTTATTTGCAACAAAAAGGAAAGCACTCTTTTGACATCAATCTAGAAGTTTCTATTGCTCCTGAAAATGCAGAACCAACGATTGTTTCAAGAACCAATTTCAAATATTTATATTGGACAATGAACCAGCAATTGGCTCACCACACATCCAATGGATGCCGAGTTAATTCTGGAGATATGATGGGCTCAGGAACCATTTCCGGACCTACTTCAGACAGCTATGGTTCAATGCTGGAATTGACTTGGGGCGGCAAAAATCCAATTCAATTAAGCGACGGTACGGATCGTAAATTCATAAATGACGGAGATACCGTAACCATTCATGGATACAGCCAAAACGGACAGGTTCGAATTGGTTTTGGAGAATGCTCCAGCAAGCTGCTTCCTCCTTTTGTAAGACAATAA
- a CDS encoding porin, protein MKNFFKCFCILVLLPVFSFAQNTIQKENVTNQPIISTSKLSLLKDVDVIFNSRLAFDNYFVDGEHTNSQFSVNQFRFEVKGKIHDRVFFRFRNRYTKIADPNTVDNISRTVDMAYLTVDLDSQTKLSFGKMIGDWGGYELITNPIEILSYNSINNYGENFMVGAGLSYALADHKNKFNFQVLNARTKTFQDQLGTTIPPGIKAAETPLAAVGNWKGSLFNGKLETTYSYGYFMDAENAGRSLVSLGNKFKSNKLLLYYDFQYSKEDLDQKCVVTNIIKSKYPYAAQDVSYVENWIRAEYQIRPKVNLLLTLMNDNAYWNGNPDLNKDSHLLTSYGIIPTVEYSPFADINLKFYAGYIAKKNNYSSYAQNNFGAVDGKTGQFSIGIIAPLLVL, encoded by the coding sequence ATGAAAAATTTTTTCAAATGCTTTTGCATTTTAGTTTTGTTACCTGTTTTTTCTTTTGCCCAAAATACAATCCAAAAAGAAAATGTTACTAATCAACCAATAATATCTACTTCCAAATTGTCTTTATTGAAAGACGTTGATGTTATTTTTAATTCCCGTTTAGCTTTTGATAATTATTTTGTGGATGGTGAGCACACAAACTCTCAATTTTCGGTCAATCAATTCCGATTTGAAGTAAAAGGGAAAATTCATGATAGAGTGTTTTTTAGATTCCGAAACCGATATACCAAAATTGCTGATCCTAACACGGTTGACAATATAAGTCGCACAGTTGATATGGCTTATTTAACGGTTGATTTGGATTCGCAAACAAAATTGTCTTTCGGAAAAATGATAGGCGATTGGGGAGGTTATGAGCTTATTACAAATCCAATCGAGATTTTGTCTTATAATAGTATTAATAATTACGGTGAAAATTTTATGGTGGGAGCTGGACTTTCATATGCGCTGGCTGATCATAAAAATAAATTTAATTTTCAGGTGTTGAATGCAAGAACAAAGACTTTTCAGGATCAGTTAGGGACTACGATTCCTCCAGGTATTAAAGCTGCGGAAACGCCTTTAGCTGCAGTTGGGAACTGGAAAGGTAGTTTGTTTAACGGAAAACTGGAAACTACTTATAGTTATGGTTATTTTATGGATGCTGAGAATGCCGGACGAAGTTTAGTTTCTCTTGGGAATAAATTTAAAAGTAATAAACTGCTACTGTATTATGATTTTCAATATAGCAAAGAGGATTTGGACCAAAAATGTGTGGTTACGAATATCATCAAAAGCAAATATCCTTATGCAGCACAGGATGTTTCTTATGTCGAAAATTGGATTAGAGCGGAATATCAGATTCGTCCAAAGGTGAATTTATTGCTTACGTTAATGAATGACAATGCGTATTGGAACGGCAATCCAGATCTTAATAAGGATAGTCATTTATTGACTTCTTACGGTATTATCCCAACGGTTGAATATTCCCCTTTTGCAGATATTAACCTGAAGTTTTATGCGGGCTATATTGCTAAGAAAAATAATTATTCTTCCTATGCTCAAAATAATTTTGGTGCAGTAGATGGTAAAACCGGGCAATTTAGTATTGGTATAATTGCTCCGTTGTTGGTTTTGTGA
- a CDS encoding carbonic anhydrase — MIRKGLLFLLFISVLSAYSQTKNNNLTPLQKLEAGNKRFASGKPMHPDETLERLRELKKGQHPFAVVVSCSDSRVPAELVFDQGLGDIFSIRTAGNVIGDYELGSIEYAVEHLDCKLVIVMGHKSCGAVKAFIDSKGNYNHEDHIKKIVEYIESEKEENDLAKEDKLTVDNAVNANVLHSVNFLKTAEPILKEYCDQKKITIIGAVYDIESGKVIFDTENKV; from the coding sequence ATGATTAGAAAAGGATTACTCTTTCTTTTGTTTATAAGCGTATTATCTGCTTATAGCCAAACAAAAAACAACAATTTAACACCACTTCAAAAGTTGGAAGCAGGAAATAAACGTTTTGCTTCTGGAAAACCAATGCATCCTGATGAAACTTTGGAAAGATTAAGGGAGCTTAAGAAAGGGCAGCATCCATTTGCTGTTGTTGTGAGCTGCTCGGATTCCAGAGTGCCGGCCGAGCTTGTTTTTGATCAAGGTCTCGGCGATATATTTTCAATTAGAACGGCCGGAAATGTAATTGGCGATTATGAATTGGGAAGTATTGAATATGCGGTTGAGCATTTGGATTGTAAGTTGGTCATTGTCATGGGACACAAAAGCTGTGGTGCCGTTAAAGCATTTATTGATTCAAAAGGAAATTATAATCATGAGGATCATATTAAAAAAATAGTGGAATACATCGAAAGTGAGAAAGAAGAAAACGATCTTGCCAAAGAAGATAAATTGACAGTTGATAATGCAGTAAATGCGAATGTTTTGCATAGTGTGAATTTTTTGAAAACAGCGGAGCCAATTTTAAAAGAATATTGTGATCAAAAGAAAATTACAATTATCGGAGCTGTGTACGATATTGAAAGCGGGAAAGTAATTTTTGATACAGAAAATAAGGTATAG
- a CDS encoding nuclear transport factor 2 family protein has protein sequence MRKLQILLFMFVNFAFGQVAKNSELFLALQKHDSIFFERGFNQCDIDYLTKMTHKDLVFYHDRSGVQDKQKFLENTKKYLCSDSNHKPIRKVRRESLEVYPLYDNGVLYGVVQIGIHDFYIREPNKEDKYTGTAKFTHVYLLENKEWILKEVLSFDHK, from the coding sequence ATGAGAAAGTTACAAATTTTACTCTTTATGTTTGTCAATTTTGCCTTTGGGCAAGTGGCAAAAAACTCCGAATTGTTTTTGGCTTTACAGAAACATGATAGTATTTTTTTTGAGCGGGGTTTTAATCAATGCGATATTGATTATCTGACAAAAATGACGCACAAAGATCTTGTTTTTTACCATGATAGAAGCGGAGTTCAGGATAAACAGAAGTTTTTGGAAAACACAAAAAAATATCTTTGTTCGGATAGTAACCATAAACCAATTCGTAAAGTTCGAAGAGAATCCTTAGAAGTTTATCCTTTATATGATAACGGTGTGCTTTATGGTGTGGTTCAAATAGGAATTCATGATTTTTATATCAGAGAGCCAAACAAGGAAGACAAATACACGGGAACAGCAAAATTTACTCATGTTTACTTGCTTGAAAATAAAGAATGGATACTTAAAGAAGTTTTAAGTTTTGATCATAAATAA
- a CDS encoding GNAT family N-acetyltransferase, translating to MNISIVVTQEEHYKYAQEICDTIESSALLRGTGIAKRTPEYIIKKMEKGDAVIALNNGIFAGFCYIESWQHGQFVAHSGLIVHPDYRNLGLAKKIKSFVFDYSLKKYPDAKVFGITTGLAVMKINSELGYKPVPFSELTNDPSFWKGCQTCTNYEILKSKDFKMCLCTGMLYDPKEKPKDPPKHPYNVRIWNRLKEIKQALFLPKKTEKKI from the coding sequence ATGAACATTTCTATTGTAGTAACTCAGGAAGAACATTATAAGTATGCGCAGGAAATTTGCGATACCATAGAGTCGTCTGCCCTATTGAGAGGTACTGGAATTGCTAAAAGAACACCGGAATACATCATAAAAAAGATGGAAAAAGGTGATGCTGTCATTGCGCTCAACAACGGAATTTTTGCTGGTTTTTGCTATATTGAAAGTTGGCAACACGGCCAGTTTGTGGCACACTCTGGTTTGATTGTTCATCCGGACTATAGAAATTTGGGGCTGGCAAAAAAAATAAAATCATTTGTATTTGATTATTCATTAAAAAAATATCCGGACGCCAAAGTATTTGGGATTACTACAGGTCTTGCGGTGATGAAAATCAATTCCGAATTAGGATACAAACCGGTTCCTTTTTCTGAATTGACCAACGATCCTAGTTTTTGGAAAGGATGTCAAACCTGTACCAATTATGAAATTTTAAAAAGTAAAGACTTTAAAATGTGTTTGTGTACCGGAATGCTTTATGACCCAAAAGAAAAACCAAAAGATCCGCCAAAACACCCTTATAATGTAAGGATTTGGAATCGTTTGAAAGAAATAAAACAAGCACTTTTTTTACCAAAAAAGACAGAGAAAAAGATCTAA
- a CDS encoding argininosuccinate synthase, with amino-acid sequence MKKVVLAYSGGLDTSYCLKYLKNEKGYEVHTVLVNTGGFDDAELKAIEDRAYELGSAKHANLTILDKYYDKAIKYLIYGNVLKNNTYPLSVSAERVFQAIEAINYAKSVGAEAIAHGSTGAGNDQIRFDLIFQTIAPEIEIITPIRDLKLSRQEEVAYLQANGVEYSWEKAQYSINKGLWGTSVGGKETLTSGQPLPSEAYPSQLQKNGEEKVTLEFEKGELVAVNGKKDKPSNNIVTLEKLANAYAIGRDIHVGDTIIGIKGRVGFEAAAPLIIIKAHHLLEKHTLGKWQQYWKEQLGNWYGMLFHEGQFLDPVMRNIETFLEDTQTTVNGTVTVSLKPYHFSLDGIESKNDLMNTGFGQYGEMNNAWTSDDAKGFIKIMGNAQKIYSSVNNESYE; translated from the coding sequence ATGAAAAAAGTAGTTTTAGCATACAGCGGAGGATTAGACACTTCATATTGTCTTAAATATTTAAAAAATGAAAAAGGGTACGAAGTTCATACCGTTTTAGTTAACACCGGAGGTTTTGACGATGCCGAACTAAAAGCTATCGAAGACAGAGCTTATGAGCTTGGAAGTGCGAAACACGCCAATCTGACTATTCTTGATAAATATTATGATAAAGCAATTAAGTATTTGATTTATGGAAACGTATTGAAAAACAATACTTACCCGCTTTCTGTAAGTGCTGAACGCGTTTTCCAAGCTATCGAAGCTATCAACTATGCAAAATCTGTTGGCGCTGAAGCGATTGCGCACGGAAGTACAGGTGCAGGAAATGACCAAATTCGTTTTGATTTGATTTTCCAAACCATCGCTCCTGAAATTGAAATCATCACTCCTATCAGAGACTTAAAACTTTCAAGACAGGAAGAAGTTGCTTATTTACAGGCAAACGGTGTTGAATACTCTTGGGAAAAAGCACAATATTCTATCAACAAAGGATTGTGGGGAACTAGTGTTGGAGGAAAAGAAACTTTAACTTCAGGACAACCATTACCAAGCGAAGCTTATCCTTCACAATTGCAAAAAAATGGTGAAGAGAAAGTTACTTTGGAATTTGAAAAAGGAGAATTGGTTGCCGTAAACGGTAAAAAAGACAAGCCTTCAAACAACATTGTTACTTTAGAAAAATTAGCTAATGCTTACGCAATTGGAAGAGATATCCACGTTGGCGACACGATTATCGGAATCAAAGGGAGAGTTGGTTTTGAAGCTGCTGCTCCTTTAATCATCATCAAAGCGCACCATTTGCTAGAAAAACATACGCTTGGAAAATGGCAACAATACTGGAAAGAGCAGTTAGGAAACTGGTACGGAATGTTATTCCACGAAGGTCAGTTTTTGGATCCGGTAATGCGTAACATCGAAACTTTCCTAGAAGATACTCAAACTACCGTAAACGGAACTGTAACTGTTTCGCTTAAACCATATCACTTTTCATTGGACGGAATTGAATCCAAAAATGACTTGATGAACACAGGTTTTGGTCAATACGGAGAAATGAACAACGCTTGGACATCAGACGATGCCAAAGGATTTATCAAAATTATGGGTAATGCCCAAAAAATATATTCATCTGTAAACAATGAATCTTACGAATAA